A part of Mycolicibacterium sp. TUM20985 genomic DNA contains:
- a CDS encoding ArnT family glycosyltransferase — translation MTTTLELPIPGSDDTVEPTRGRRLARRTWDRIGFGVLLIATLVTYLWNITVNGMGNDFYAAAAQAGSKDWEALLFGSLDAQNFITVDKPPVSQWVMGLSGQIFGFGSASILVPEALMGVATVALLYGAVRRISGPNAALLAGGALALTPVAAMMFRYDNPDAVMVLLMMAAGYCTVRALERADWRWITLAGVALGFAFLAKMLEGIMVLPAIGFVYLIAAPTTVRKRLLHLLGSAVAFLLSAGWYVLLTLLWPASSRPYIAGSTDDNFMNLVLGYNGFARVLGRNHNVFRPDAAVGGDAQGLTRLFTGEFGFEIGWLLPAALLAFVLVVIARGRAPRTDLARAGAVLFGGWMLVDGLVLSFMKTMAHPYYCLSFVPAVCGMLAIGVHEMWGRRDTWFGRGGLAALILGTGSWSWWILGRNAEWLPALRWVALAVTVAASACLLLNQGRRVAGAALVAGLVGAVLGPAAYSVATLGQSHGGGMAMVGPARPGAHRLGGFGHDADDPQLDVMLRDTHTDWSAAIERSSAAAELELATNTAVMAIGGFGGIDPAPTLGEFEQDVANHRISYYVAPVHGPRVGGFGDRRAHADITAWVAANFAPISVGKHTVYDLTAPTS, via the coding sequence GTGACAACGACATTGGAATTGCCGATCCCGGGCAGCGACGACACCGTCGAACCGACGCGAGGGCGCCGGTTGGCCCGTCGGACCTGGGACCGCATTGGCTTCGGTGTGCTGTTGATCGCCACGTTGGTCACCTACCTGTGGAACATCACCGTGAACGGGATGGGCAACGATTTCTACGCGGCCGCCGCGCAAGCTGGTTCGAAGGACTGGGAGGCCCTGCTCTTCGGCTCGCTGGACGCGCAGAACTTCATCACCGTCGACAAGCCGCCCGTATCGCAGTGGGTGATGGGCTTGTCCGGGCAGATCTTCGGCTTCGGCAGCGCCAGCATCCTGGTGCCCGAGGCGCTGATGGGGGTTGCCACGGTGGCCCTGCTCTACGGTGCGGTCCGCCGGATCAGCGGACCGAACGCGGCGTTGCTGGCCGGCGGCGCCCTCGCCCTGACTCCCGTCGCCGCGATGATGTTCCGCTACGACAATCCCGACGCGGTGATGGTGCTGCTGATGATGGCCGCCGGCTACTGCACGGTGCGGGCGCTGGAGCGCGCCGACTGGCGCTGGATCACGCTGGCGGGCGTCGCGCTGGGCTTCGCGTTCCTGGCCAAGATGCTCGAGGGCATCATGGTCCTGCCGGCGATCGGCTTCGTCTACCTCATTGCCGCGCCGACGACGGTCCGCAAGCGCCTGCTGCACCTTCTCGGGTCCGCCGTCGCGTTCCTCCTGTCCGCGGGCTGGTACGTCCTGCTGACCCTGCTGTGGCCGGCGTCGTCGCGGCCCTACATCGCCGGTTCGACGGACGACAACTTCATGAACCTGGTCCTGGGCTACAACGGGTTCGCCCGCGTTCTCGGCAGGAACCACAATGTGTTTCGGCCCGATGCCGCGGTCGGCGGTGACGCGCAGGGCCTGACGCGATTGTTCACCGGCGAGTTCGGATTCGAGATCGGCTGGCTACTGCCCGCCGCGCTGCTCGCGTTCGTGCTCGTCGTCATCGCCCGCGGACGCGCCCCTCGCACGGACCTCGCCCGGGCGGGGGCCGTCCTGTTCGGCGGCTGGATGCTGGTCGACGGGCTGGTGCTCAGCTTCATGAAGACGATGGCGCACCCCTACTACTGCCTCTCGTTCGTGCCCGCGGTCTGCGGCATGCTCGCCATTGGGGTGCACGAGATGTGGGGCCGCCGCGACACCTGGTTCGGGCGCGGTGGCCTCGCGGCGCTGATCCTCGGTACCGGCTCGTGGAGCTGGTGGATCCTCGGGCGCAACGCCGAGTGGCTTCCGGCACTGCGGTGGGTCGCGCTGGCGGTCACGGTCGCCGCGTCGGCGTGCCTGCTGCTGAACCAGGGCCGCCGCGTCGCGGGTGCGGCGCTGGTGGCCGGACTGGTCGGCGCGGTACTGGGTCCGGCCGCGTATTCGGTGGCCACCCTCGGGCAGTCCCACGGCGGCGGAATGGCCATGGTCGGGCCCGCGCGTCCCGGCGCCCATCGCTTGGGCGGCTTCGGTCACGACGCGGACGACCCGCAACTCGACGTCATGCTCCGCGACACGCACACCGACTGGTCGGCAGCCATCGAAAGATCGTCGGCCGCAGCTGAACTCGAGCTGGCGACCAACACCGCCGTGATGGCGATCGGGGGCTTCGGCGGCATCGATCCTGCGCCGACGCTCGGCGAGTTCGAGCAGGACGTCGCCAACCATCGCATCAGCTACTACGTCGCCCCGGTGCACGGCCCCCGGGTGGGCGGCTTCGGCGACCGGCGGGCGCACGCCGACATCACCGCGTGGGTCGCCGCCAACTTCGCGCCGATCTCCGTGGGGAAGCACACCGTGTACGACCTCACCGCGCCGACGAGCTGA
- a CDS encoding allantoate amidohydrolase — MKTFDSLWGSILDVGRDPLSGGYRRFAWTTADLTLREWFTGEAEHRGMTVEEDRNGNLWAWWMPDGWVGDPRGAFVTGSHLDSVPDGGAYDGPLGIVSAFAAVDLLVARGVRPRIPVAVTAFVDEEGARFGVACIGSQLSTGALTPERALNLSDGDGTTLADALLAVGRDPGHLGADDRLAERVGVYVELHVEQGRALDLVDRPIAVASSIWPHGRWQFTFDGEANHAGTTRLVDRRDPMLTFASAVHAARARATSHSAVATFGKVRVTPNGSNAVPSQVQAWLDARAADETTLAALVAAITADATDCAADDRTELIVQTESVSPAVLFPDAPRLRVLRALAALGDVPVLPTQAGHDAGILSTTVPTAMLFVRNPTGISHSPDEYAEIDDCRRGAEALADVMAEWVGG, encoded by the coding sequence GTGAAGACCTTCGACTCGCTGTGGGGTTCCATCCTCGACGTCGGCCGCGATCCACTCAGCGGCGGATACCGTAGGTTCGCCTGGACCACAGCGGATCTCACCCTGCGCGAATGGTTCACCGGCGAGGCCGAGCATCGAGGCATGACCGTCGAAGAGGACCGCAACGGCAACCTGTGGGCGTGGTGGATGCCCGACGGCTGGGTCGGTGACCCCAGGGGCGCCTTCGTCACCGGCTCGCATCTGGACTCGGTGCCCGACGGGGGCGCGTACGACGGGCCACTCGGCATCGTGTCGGCCTTCGCCGCCGTCGACCTGCTCGTGGCCCGGGGCGTGCGCCCTCGCATCCCGGTGGCCGTGACGGCCTTCGTGGACGAAGAGGGCGCCCGGTTCGGCGTCGCGTGCATTGGGTCCCAACTGTCCACGGGCGCACTGACTCCCGAACGTGCGCTGAACCTGAGCGACGGGGACGGCACCACGTTGGCCGATGCGCTGCTGGCCGTCGGCCGCGACCCCGGCCACCTCGGCGCCGACGACCGGCTCGCCGAGCGCGTGGGCGTTTACGTGGAGTTGCACGTCGAGCAGGGCCGCGCCCTCGACCTGGTCGACCGGCCGATCGCCGTCGCCTCGTCCATCTGGCCACACGGCCGCTGGCAGTTCACCTTCGACGGTGAGGCCAACCATGCGGGAACCACGCGTCTCGTCGATCGGCGCGATCCGATGCTGACCTTCGCCTCTGCCGTGCACGCCGCGCGCGCCCGGGCCACCTCGCATTCGGCGGTGGCGACCTTCGGCAAGGTGCGGGTCACGCCCAACGGATCCAATGCGGTCCCGTCGCAGGTGCAGGCCTGGCTCGACGCCCGGGCCGCCGACGAGACCACGTTGGCGGCGTTGGTGGCGGCCATCACCGCGGACGCCACCGATTGCGCCGCCGACGATCGCACCGAGCTGATCGTGCAGACCGAATCCGTCTCTCCGGCAGTGCTCTTCCCCGACGCCCCGCGGCTGAGGGTGCTACGTGCGCTCGCCGCCCTCGGCGACGTTCCCGTCCTCCCCACCCAGGCCGGCCACGACGCCGGCATCCTGTCGACCACGGTCCCCACCGCGATGCTGTTCGTGCGCAACCCCACCGGCATCTCCCACTCGCCGGACGAATACGCCGAGATCGACGACTGCCGACGCGGTGCAGAGGCACTCGCCGACGTGATGGCCGAGTGGGTCGGCGGATGA
- the hutI gene encoding imidazolonepropionase: MSVLYSGIGELVTNDATVGDGSPLGILVDAAVVVADGHVAWVGADADAPAADTRVDFAGGSVLPGFVDSHAHLVFAGDRSAEFAARMSGRPYDGGGIATTVEATRNASDTALADNLDGLANELLAGGVTTFETKSGYGLDVDHERRSLAVAQRFTLETTFLGAHVVPPEYRSARDDYVRLVAGEMLTACRPLARWIDVFCDRGAFDVDETRFILEAGIAAGLAPRLHASQLGPGKGIQLGVDLGAASVDHCTHATAADIEALAAAAGSTVATLLPGAEFSTRANWPDARRFLDTGVTVAIATDCNPGSSFTTSMAFCIAVAVRDMGFTPAEAVWSATAGGAAALRRGDVGTLAVGKRADFIRLDAPSYVHLAYRPGVPLVRDVIVEGRVVAGRHVRSTESKGSP, encoded by the coding sequence GTGAGCGTGCTGTACTCCGGGATCGGCGAGCTGGTCACCAACGACGCCACCGTCGGTGACGGGTCCCCCCTCGGCATCCTCGTGGATGCGGCGGTCGTCGTGGCCGACGGGCACGTGGCATGGGTCGGCGCCGACGCCGACGCGCCCGCCGCCGACACCCGGGTCGACTTCGCCGGGGGCAGCGTGCTGCCGGGATTCGTCGACAGCCACGCCCATCTGGTCTTCGCCGGTGACCGGTCCGCGGAGTTCGCCGCGCGGATGAGCGGACGCCCCTACGACGGCGGCGGTATCGCCACCACCGTCGAGGCGACCAGGAACGCCAGCGACACCGCGCTGGCCGACAACCTCGACGGGCTCGCGAACGAACTCCTCGCCGGTGGGGTCACGACGTTCGAGACCAAGAGCGGCTACGGCCTCGACGTCGACCACGAACGGCGATCGCTCGCGGTCGCCCAACGGTTCACCCTCGAGACGACATTCCTCGGAGCCCACGTGGTGCCGCCCGAATACCGCAGCGCCCGAGACGATTACGTCCGCCTGGTGGCAGGTGAGATGCTGACCGCATGCCGACCCTTGGCGCGGTGGATCGACGTGTTCTGCGACCGCGGGGCCTTCGACGTCGACGAGACGCGGTTCATCCTCGAGGCGGGCATCGCGGCGGGACTCGCGCCCCGTCTGCACGCCTCGCAACTCGGGCCGGGCAAGGGCATCCAACTCGGGGTCGACCTGGGCGCGGCGTCGGTCGACCACTGCACCCACGCCACCGCCGCCGACATCGAGGCGTTGGCGGCCGCGGCAGGCAGCACGGTCGCCACCCTTCTGCCCGGGGCCGAATTCTCTACGCGTGCAAACTGGCCCGACGCCCGGCGCTTCCTCGACACCGGAGTCACCGTGGCGATCGCGACCGACTGCAACCCTGGCAGCTCCTTCACCACCAGCATGGCGTTCTGCATCGCGGTGGCTGTCCGCGACATGGGCTTCACACCGGCGGAGGCAGTGTGGTCGGCGACCGCGGGCGGTGCCGCCGCACTGCGACGCGGCGACGTCGGCACCCTCGCCGTCGGCAAGCGGGCCGACTTCATCCGCCTCGACGCGCCGTCCTACGTCCACCTCGCCTACCGGCCGGGGGTCCCGCTCGTACGCGACGTCATCGTGGAGGGAAGAGTCGTGGCGGGACGTCATGTCCGGTCAACCGAATCGAAGGGCTCACCATGA
- a CDS encoding formimidoylglutamate deiminase, whose protein sequence is MSAAPATWWCEHAWFGGDSVASGVLITVVDGTIATVEPDRPRGEGHRLPGLVLPGLANAHSHAFHRALRSRTQRDRGSFWTWRQLMYEVADRLTPDLYRALARAVYAEMALTGITAVGEFHYLHHDTGGRPYADPNEMGHALIAAAADAGIRLTLLDTCYLSADVDGTPLADGPQRRFGDGNGERWAGRVDALHHQAAGWDHVMIGAAIHSVRAVGVDDMSSVVAWATAASAPLHIHSSEQTAEVERCMAVHGCTPTRLMRDRGVLGPRTTAVHATHLTAADIADLDDSGTGVCFCPTTERDLGDGVGPAPELLAGPGPFSLGSDSHAVIDLFEEARAVELDERLVRRERGVIPAPRLLESATRDGHSALGWAGAGELRVGARADLVAVDLNSIRTAGGGPTVENAVFAATAADVTDVVVDGRVVVEDRRHRLVADPGRALAEAISAVVGAP, encoded by the coding sequence ATGAGTGCCGCCCCCGCGACCTGGTGGTGCGAACATGCTTGGTTCGGCGGGGATTCCGTTGCCTCGGGCGTCCTCATCACGGTGGTCGACGGCACCATCGCGACGGTCGAACCCGACCGCCCACGCGGGGAGGGGCACCGCCTGCCAGGCCTGGTGCTGCCCGGACTCGCCAACGCCCATTCGCACGCCTTCCACCGCGCGCTGAGATCGCGGACCCAGCGCGACCGCGGCTCGTTCTGGACCTGGCGTCAGCTGATGTACGAGGTGGCCGACCGGCTGACCCCCGACCTCTACCGCGCGCTGGCCCGCGCCGTGTACGCCGAGATGGCGCTGACCGGGATCACGGCCGTCGGCGAATTCCACTATCTGCACCACGACACCGGCGGAAGACCCTACGCGGACCCCAACGAGATGGGTCACGCGCTGATCGCCGCCGCCGCCGACGCCGGGATCCGGCTCACGCTGCTGGACACGTGCTACCTCAGCGCCGACGTCGACGGCACCCCGCTCGCCGACGGCCCGCAACGGCGGTTCGGTGACGGCAACGGCGAGCGGTGGGCTGGGCGCGTCGATGCCCTCCACCACCAGGCCGCCGGGTGGGACCACGTGATGATCGGCGCAGCAATACATTCGGTGCGCGCCGTGGGGGTCGACGACATGTCGTCGGTGGTGGCGTGGGCCACTGCCGCGTCGGCACCGCTGCACATTCACTCATCCGAGCAGACGGCGGAGGTCGAGCGGTGCATGGCCGTTCACGGCTGCACCCCCACCCGGCTGATGCGCGACCGCGGCGTGCTGGGCCCACGCACCACCGCGGTACACGCCACCCACCTGACCGCGGCCGACATCGCCGACCTCGACGACAGCGGTACCGGAGTCTGCTTCTGCCCCACGACCGAGCGCGATCTCGGTGACGGTGTCGGGCCCGCGCCCGAGCTGTTGGCAGGACCGGGGCCGTTCAGCCTCGGCTCGGACAGCCACGCCGTGATCGACCTGTTCGAGGAGGCGCGCGCCGTGGAACTCGACGAGCGACTCGTGCGCCGCGAGCGGGGTGTCATCCCGGCCCCCCGGTTGCTCGAATCGGCCACCCGTGATGGCCATTCGGCGCTCGGGTGGGCCGGGGCCGGTGAGTTGCGCGTCGGTGCGCGGGCCGATCTGGTCGCCGTCGACCTGAACTCCATCCGTACCGCAGGCGGCGGGCCGACGGTGGAGAACGCCGTCTTCGCCGCGACGGCGGCAGACGTGACCGACGTCGTGGTCGACGGCCGCGTCGTGGTCGAAGACCGCCGCCACCGCCTGGTGGCCGATCCCGGACGCGCACTGGCCGAAGCCATCTCGGCAGTGGTGGGGGCACCGTGA
- a CDS encoding SRPBCC family protein, with protein MTDTSVTVVDAGPNEVSRSVIVHAPAAELFAIAADPRRHHELDGSGTVGANHAAPPKLVAGARFSTKMKMFGVPYRITSVVTALKPDELIEWRHPVGHRWRWEFAALTPTTTRVTETFDFSDTGAVKEALKYYRRTGFVTSNAKGIEATLTRLRDRYSHGGP; from the coding sequence GTGACCGACACCTCCGTCACCGTCGTCGACGCCGGCCCGAATGAGGTGAGCCGCTCGGTCATCGTGCACGCACCCGCGGCGGAGCTCTTCGCCATCGCCGCGGACCCGCGCCGCCACCACGAGCTGGACGGCTCCGGCACGGTGGGCGCCAATCATGCGGCGCCGCCGAAACTCGTTGCCGGTGCTCGGTTCTCGACCAAGATGAAGATGTTCGGGGTGCCCTACCGCATCACCAGCGTCGTCACCGCGCTCAAGCCCGACGAACTCATCGAGTGGCGCCATCCGGTCGGGCACCGCTGGCGGTGGGAGTTCGCCGCGCTCACACCGACCACCACCAGGGTCACCGAGACGTTCGACTTCTCCGACACGGGGGCCGTCAAGGAGGCGTTGAAGTACTACCGCCGAACGGGTTTCGTGACGAGCAACGCCAAGGGCATCGAGGCCACGCTGACACGACTGCGCGACCGCTACTCTCACGGCGGCCCGTAG
- a CDS encoding serine/threonine-protein kinase — protein sequence MPLATGETFAGYAITRLLGAGAMGEVYLAEHPRLPRRDALKVMALNVSTDAEYRERFNREAQNAAGLWHANIVTVHDRGEDEGRLWIAMDYVEGTDAGQMLLEQPYRNGLPPADVVRIIGAVAGALDYAHQRQLLHRDVKPANILLAPQDAGGWRVLLADFGIARRIDDSSGLTETNMAVGTVAYAAPEQLMGLTLDGRADQYSLAATAFELLTGQHLYLDRNPAVVISQHVSAPPPAIADRKPELSGLGPVLSRALAKSPGDRYGSCTEFADALALHLDGDLDADVGDTMLAPASSARHRASASKTRMSRRGVALAVVVGLLLVGGVVGGILLARHQTGVVAQPAPAVPAVPVVLVGADCQVLGAAGVSETGQKAYCARLPPSNDEMWSLVSGVVPSPTVTPAPGEQVYPAGIEDQVRVCVQQTGQTRVECRADIRRGNLYGPP from the coding sequence ATGCCACTAGCCACGGGGGAGACGTTCGCCGGATACGCGATCACCCGGTTGCTCGGCGCGGGCGCCATGGGTGAGGTGTACCTCGCCGAGCATCCGCGGTTGCCGCGCCGCGACGCGCTGAAGGTGATGGCCCTCAACGTGTCGACCGATGCGGAGTATCGCGAGCGGTTCAACCGCGAGGCGCAGAACGCCGCGGGGCTGTGGCACGCGAACATCGTCACCGTCCACGATCGCGGCGAGGACGAGGGCCGGTTGTGGATCGCGATGGACTACGTGGAGGGCACCGACGCCGGCCAAATGCTGCTGGAGCAGCCGTACCGCAACGGGCTGCCCCCCGCCGACGTGGTGCGGATCATCGGCGCGGTCGCCGGCGCGCTGGACTATGCCCACCAACGCCAGCTGCTGCACCGCGACGTCAAGCCCGCCAACATCCTGCTGGCCCCGCAGGACGCGGGCGGTTGGCGGGTGCTGCTCGCCGACTTCGGCATTGCGCGGCGGATCGACGACTCCAGCGGGCTGACCGAGACCAACATGGCCGTCGGTACCGTCGCCTACGCCGCTCCCGAACAGCTGATGGGCCTGACGCTCGACGGGCGCGCTGACCAATACTCGCTTGCAGCAACGGCTTTCGAACTACTAACCGGCCAGCACCTGTATCTGGACCGAAACCCCGCCGTCGTCATCAGCCAGCACGTGAGTGCCCCGCCGCCGGCGATCGCGGACCGCAAACCCGAGCTCTCCGGTCTGGGCCCGGTGCTGTCCAGGGCGCTGGCGAAGTCGCCAGGGGATCGCTACGGCTCGTGCACCGAGTTCGCCGACGCACTCGCGCTGCACCTCGATGGTGACCTCGATGCCGACGTCGGCGACACGATGCTCGCCCCGGCGTCCTCCGCACGCCACCGCGCGTCGGCTTCGAAGACCCGGATGTCGCGGCGGGGTGTCGCCTTGGCGGTCGTCGTCGGACTGCTGCTCGTCGGTGGTGTCGTCGGGGGCATCCTCCTCGCGCGTCATCAGACCGGGGTCGTCGCCCAGCCTGCTCCGGCCGTGCCCGCCGTCCCCGTCGTGCTCGTGGGAGCGGACTGTCAGGTGCTCGGGGCTGCCGGGGTTTCCGAGACCGGTCAGAAGGCGTACTGCGCCCGCCTGCCCCCGAGCAACGACGAAATGTGGTCGCTGGTGTCGGGTGTGGTGCCGTCCCCGACCGTCACCCCCGCGCCCGGTGAACAGGTCTACCCTGCCGGGATCGAGGATCAGGTCCGTGTCTGCGTCCAGCAGACGGGGCAGACGCGGGTCGAGTGCCGCGCGGACATCCGGCGGGGGAACCTCTACGGGCCGCCGTGA
- a CDS encoding SDR family NAD(P)-dependent oxidoreductase — translation MTGRTIIITGASDGIGAAAAKRLSRSGERVVVVGRSPQKTAAVAAGVGGDHFVADFAELAQVRALADQLLTRYPRIDVLANNAGVIAKERRVTVDGHEKVFQVNHLAPFLLTTLLLERLVESRASVLNTSSVGNKLFGHVDIDDLDGERNYRPQKAYGDSKLENILFTRELHRRYHAKGISTAAFHPGNVASNFGADSESRLLRLLYHSPLRHLALVSPERGSDLLVWLASATPGNDWTSGEYYSGHAIQRANEQAYDPELARELWDRSAAMVATTPQGADS, via the coding sequence ATGACGGGTCGGACCATCATCATCACCGGCGCGAGCGACGGTATCGGCGCGGCCGCGGCGAAGCGGCTGAGCCGCAGCGGCGAACGCGTCGTGGTCGTCGGACGCTCCCCGCAGAAGACCGCTGCGGTCGCCGCAGGCGTCGGCGGCGACCACTTCGTGGCGGACTTCGCCGAGCTCGCCCAGGTCCGCGCACTGGCGGACCAGCTCCTGACGCGTTACCCACGCATCGACGTACTGGCCAACAACGCCGGCGTCATCGCGAAGGAGCGCCGGGTCACGGTCGATGGCCACGAGAAGGTCTTCCAGGTCAATCACCTGGCCCCGTTCCTGCTGACGACATTGCTGTTGGAACGGCTCGTCGAATCCCGAGCCAGCGTCCTGAACACCTCGAGCGTGGGCAACAAGCTCTTCGGGCACGTCGACATCGACGACCTCGACGGGGAACGGAACTACCGTCCGCAGAAGGCCTACGGCGACTCGAAACTGGAGAACATCCTGTTCACCAGGGAGCTCCACCGCCGGTATCACGCGAAGGGCATCTCCACGGCCGCCTTCCATCCGGGCAACGTCGCCTCGAACTTCGGCGCCGACTCGGAGTCGCGACTCCTGCGCCTCCTCTACCACTCGCCACTGCGGCATCTCGCGCTGGTCTCTCCGGAACGGGGATCCGACCTTCTGGTCTGGCTGGCCTCGGCCACGCCGGGGAACGACTGGACCTCCGGTGAGTACTACTCCGGACACGCCATCCAGAGGGCTAACGAACAGGCCTACGATCCCGAACTGGCGCGCGAACTCTGGGACCGCAGTGCCGCTATGGTCGCCACCACACCCCAAGGAGCAGACTCGTGA
- the aceA gene encoding isocitrate lyase ICL2 — translation MTMTEPDVQASTSFQEDVAATQRYLDSPRFEGIVRLYTARQVAEQRGTIPNDYPVAREAAAAFYARLRELASAQKSITTFGPYSPGQAVTIKRMGIEGIYLGGWATSAKGSISEDPGPDLASYPLSQVPDEAAGLVRALLTADRNQQYLRLKMTAEQRAAAPEYDFRPFIIADADTGHGGDPHVRNLIRRFVEAGVPGYHIEDQRPGTKKCGHQGGKVLVPSDEQIKRLNTARFQLDIMRVPGIIVARTDAEAANLIDSRADERDQPFLLGATNLKVPPYKACFLALMRSFHQQGVTDLRGHLLYALPDGEYAAADAWLERQGIATLVTEAAASWKAGEQEGQLNSVDDLFDTVESRFVEAWQADAGMETYGEAVAEMVAFREREGEPLAMTPAQWREFAKGASLYAAREKARELGVDVPWDCERAKTPEGYYQVRGGIPYAIAKSLAAAPFADILWMETKTADLADAREFAKAIRAVYPDKMMAYNLSPSFNWDTTGMTDDQMRAFPEEIGKMGFVFNFMTYGGHQIDGVAAEEFATALRQDGMLALARLQRKMRLVESPYRTPQTLVGGPRSDAALAASSGRTATTKSMGKGSTQSQHLVQTEVPKKLLEEWLALWGEHYQLGETLRVQLRPRRAGGEVLELGIYGVRDDDEELLANVLVDPIKDRYGRSILTVRDQNTFAEALRQKRLMTLVHLWLVHRFKAEAVYYVTPTEDNVYQTEKMKSHGIFSNVHEDVGEIVVADVNQTRIDELLAPDREALMRLIRKED, via the coding sequence ATGACGATGACCGAACCGGACGTCCAGGCCAGCACATCCTTCCAGGAGGACGTGGCCGCCACGCAGCGGTACTTAGACAGTCCGCGCTTCGAGGGGATCGTCCGCCTCTACACGGCGCGTCAGGTCGCCGAGCAGCGCGGCACGATACCCAACGACTACCCGGTGGCGCGCGAGGCGGCCGCGGCCTTCTACGCCCGGCTGCGAGAACTGGCGTCGGCGCAGAAGAGCATCACCACGTTCGGGCCGTACTCGCCAGGGCAGGCCGTGACGATCAAGCGGATGGGCATCGAGGGCATCTACCTCGGCGGGTGGGCGACGTCGGCGAAGGGTTCGATCAGCGAGGATCCCGGACCCGACCTCGCCAGCTATCCGCTGAGCCAGGTTCCAGACGAGGCCGCCGGGCTGGTGCGCGCGCTGCTGACCGCCGACCGCAACCAGCAGTACCTGCGCCTGAAGATGACCGCCGAGCAGCGTGCGGCAGCGCCCGAGTACGACTTCCGGCCGTTCATCATCGCCGACGCCGACACCGGGCATGGTGGAGATCCGCACGTGCGCAACCTGATTCGTCGCTTCGTCGAGGCGGGCGTGCCCGGCTACCACATCGAGGACCAGCGCCCAGGCACCAAGAAGTGCGGGCACCAGGGCGGCAAGGTGCTCGTGCCGTCCGATGAACAAATCAAGCGCCTCAACACCGCGCGCTTCCAGCTCGACATCATGCGCGTGCCCGGCATCATCGTCGCGCGGACCGATGCCGAGGCCGCCAACCTCATCGACAGCCGGGCCGACGAGCGGGACCAGCCCTTCCTTCTCGGGGCGACGAACCTGAAGGTTCCGCCCTACAAGGCGTGCTTCCTGGCCCTGATGCGCAGCTTCCACCAACAGGGGGTCACCGACCTGCGCGGCCACCTGCTCTACGCGCTGCCCGATGGGGAGTATGCGGCCGCCGACGCGTGGTTGGAACGCCAGGGCATCGCCACGCTCGTCACCGAGGCGGCGGCGTCATGGAAAGCGGGTGAGCAGGAGGGCCAGCTCAACTCGGTCGACGATCTGTTCGACACGGTCGAGTCGCGGTTCGTGGAGGCCTGGCAGGCCGACGCAGGCATGGAGACCTACGGCGAGGCGGTGGCCGAGATGGTCGCCTTCCGGGAGCGCGAGGGCGAGCCGCTGGCGATGACGCCCGCTCAGTGGCGCGAGTTCGCCAAGGGGGCGTCGCTGTATGCAGCGCGCGAGAAGGCACGGGAGCTTGGAGTCGACGTGCCCTGGGACTGCGAACGGGCCAAGACCCCGGAGGGCTACTACCAGGTCCGCGGCGGTATCCCGTACGCCATCGCGAAGTCGTTGGCGGCCGCACCGTTCGCCGACATCCTCTGGATGGAGACCAAGACCGCCGACCTCGCCGACGCCAGGGAGTTCGCGAAGGCCATCCGCGCCGTCTACCCCGACAAGATGATGGCCTACAACCTGTCCCCCTCGTTCAACTGGGACACCACCGGCATGACCGACGATCAGATGCGGGCCTTCCCCGAGGAGATCGGCAAGATGGGGTTCGTCTTCAACTTCATGACCTACGGCGGTCATCAGATCGACGGCGTCGCCGCCGAGGAGTTCGCGACCGCGCTGCGCCAGGACGGCATGCTGGCGCTCGCCCGCCTGCAACGCAAGATGCGCCTGGTGGAGTCGCCCTACCGGACCCCGCAGACGCTGGTCGGCGGGCCGCGCAGCGACGCGGCACTGGCTGCGTCGTCGGGGCGCACCGCCACCACCAAGTCGATGGGCAAGGGCTCGACGCAGAGCCAGCACCTGGTCCAGACCGAGGTGCCCAAGAAGCTGCTCGAGGAGTGGCTGGCGCTGTGGGGTGAGCACTATCAGCTCGGCGAGACGCTGCGCGTGCAGCTGCGACCGCGGCGGGCGGGCGGCGAAGTGCTCGAGCTCGGCATCTACGGCGTCCGCGACGATGACGAGGAACTGCTCGCCAACGTGCTCGTCGACCCCATCAAGGACCGGTACGGCCGCAGCATCCTCACGGTGCGCGACCAGAACACCTTCGCCGAGGCGCTGCGGCAGAAGCGGCTGATGACCCTGGTGCACCTGTGGTTGGTGCACCGCTTCAAGGCCGAGGCGGTCTACTACGTGACGCCCACCGAGGACAACGTCTATCAGACCGAGAAGATGAAGTCTCACGGGATCTTCAGCAACGTGCACGAGGACGTCGGTGAGATCGTCGTGGCGGACGTGAACCAGACGCGCATCGACGAGCTGCTGGCCCCCGACCGCGAGGCGCTGATGCGGCTGATCCGCAAGGAGGACTAG